Genomic window (Streptomyces sp. TG1A-60):
CGATCCGCCGCTCCACGATCCGCTCACCCGGCTTCCACCGCCCGCTCACGATCCCCTCCACGATGTGCTCGCGGATCTGTTCGCGCAGCGAGTGGACGACGGGCGCGGTGGTCATGCGGGCTCCTTCGGCGGGGGACAGAGCCCCAGGGGCGTTGACTTCTAGACAATAAAGCCGCGACCCCGCCGGTGAGAGGCGCACGGGGGCGCTTTCGCGCAGGTGAGACGAGACTTACACGCCCCCACGGAGGTCCGTTCTGTAAAGATCCGTACCGGCCGGACTCCCGGGCGGGCGTGGCCGTCCAGGGCCGGTTCCCTCTTCCCCGCAAGGGCGGCGAACGCACCGGTGCCCCGCCCGGAGAACTCCGGACGGGGCACCGTCGTACTGCGACCGGACGCCGCTGACCGGCGGCTCCGATCAGACGGCCCTGGTCAAGGGGGCGTCACAGGCCGAGCTCGACCTCGAACTCGCCCGCCTCCAGGATCGCCTTGACGGCCGACAGGTAGCGGGCCGCGTCGGCGCCGTCGACCAGCCGGTGGTCGTAGGAGAGGGTGAGGTAGGTCATGTCGCGGACGCCGATGACCGTGCCCTCCTCCGTCTCGATCACGGCGGGGCGCTTGACCGTGGCGCCGACGCCGAGGATCGCGACCTGGTTCGGCGGCACGATGATCGTGTCGAAGAGCGCGCCGCGCGAGCCGGTGTTGGAGATGGTGAAGGTCGCGCCGGAGAGCTCGTCCGGGGTGATCTTGTTGGCCCGGACCTTGCCCGCCAGGTCGGCGGTGGCCTTGGCGATGCCGGCGATGTTGAGGTCGCCCGCGCCCTTGATGACCGGGGTCATCAGGCCCTTCTCGGAGTCCACCGCGATACCGATGTTCTCGGCGTCGAAGTAGGTGATCGTGCCCTCGGCCTCGTTGATCCGGGCGTTGATGACCGGGTGGGCCTTCAGCGCCTGGGCCGCCGCCTTCACGAAGAACGGCATCGGGGAGAGCTTGACGCCCTCGCGGGCCGCGAAGGAGTCCTTCGCCTGCGCGCGGAGCTTCATCAGGCGGGTGATGTCCACCTCGACCACCGAGGACAGCTGGGCCTGCTCGTGCAGGGCCTTGACCATGTTGTCGCCGATGACCTTGCGGATGCGGGTCATCTTGACGGTCTGGCCGCGCAGCGGGGAGGCCTCCAGCTTCGGGGCCTTCCCGGCGGGGGCAGGGCCCCCGGCGGCGGCCGGTGCCGGAGCGGCGGCAGCGGCCTTGGCGGCCTCGGCGGCGGCGATGACGTCCTGCTTGCGGATCCGACCGCCGACGCCGGTGCCCTTGACGGAGGCGAGGTCGACACCGTTCTCGGCGGCGAGCTTGCGCACCAGCGGGGTGACGTACGCGCCCTCGTCCGTGGCCTTCGCGGCAGCGGGCCCTCCGGCGGTCGCGGCCGGAGCCGGGGTGGCCGGGGCGGGCGAGGGAGCCGGTGTCTCGGCGGCGGGCGCCGGGGCCGGCGTGGCGGGGGCGGCCGGCGCGGGGGCCGGGGCGGCGGGCGCGGGAGCAGCCGGGGCCGGTGCCTCGGCGGCGGGCTCCGGAGCCGGGGCGGCCGGGGCCGGGGCAGCCGCCGGAGCGGCACCCGGGGCGCCGATGACGGCCAGCTTCGCGCCGACCTCCGCCGTCTCGTCCTCGCCGACCACGATCTCCAGGAGCACACCGGAGGTGGGCGCCGGGATCTCGGTGTCGACCTTGTCCGTGGAGACCTCCAGCAGCGGCTCGTCGGCCTCGACGGAGTCGCCGACCTCCTTCAGCCAGCGGGTGACGGTGCCCTCGGTGACGGACTCGCCGAGCGCCGGGAGGACCACGTCGGTGCCCTCGGCGGAGCCACCGCCGGCGGAGGCCTCGGCGGTCGGGGCCGGAGCGGGCGCGGCCTGCTCGGTGGAGGGCTCGGCCTGCGCGGCCTGCTCGGGCTCGGCGGCCTGCTCGGGCTCGGGCTCGGCGGCCGGGGCGGCGGCGGGCGCGCCCGTGCCGTCGTCGATGACGGCCAGCTCGGCGCCGACCTCCACGGTCTCGTCCTCGGCGACCTTGATGGACGCGAGGACACCGGCGGCGGGGGAGGGGATCTCGGTGTCGACCTTGTCGGTCGACACTTCGAGCAGCGGCTCGTCGGCCTCTACGCGCTCACCCTCGGCCTTCAGCCAGCGGGTGACGGTGCCCTCGGTGACGCTCTCGCCGAGCGCCGGAAGGGTTACGGAAACCGCCATGGTTTCGGTTGCTCCTTAACGATTGCGGAAGTCTGGATCGTCGCTTGGTCGACCGAGGGTCAGTCGTGCGAGTGCAGCGGCTTGCCGGCCAGGGCCAGGTGGGCCTCGCCCATCGCCTCGTTCTGGGTCGGGTGGGCGTGGACGAGCTGCGCGACCTCGGCGGGCAGCGCCTCCCAGTTGTAGATCAGCTGGGCTTCGCCGACCTGCTCGCCCATGCGGTCGCCGACCATGTGGACGCCGACCACGGCACCGTCCTTGACCTGGACGAGCTTGATCTCGCCCGCGGTCTTGAGGATCTTGCTCTTGCCGTTGCCCGCGAGGTTGTACTTCAGAGCGACGACCTTGTCCGCGCCGTAGATCTCCTTGGCCTTGGCCTCGGTGATCCCCACGGAGGCGACCTCGGGATGGCAGTACGTCACGCGCGGCACGCCGTCGTAGTCGATCGGAACGGTCTTCAGACCGGCAAGGCGCTCTGCCACCAGGATGCCCTCGGCGAAGCCGACATGCGCGAGCTGGAGCGTCGGGACCAGGTCACCGACGGCCGAGACGGTCGGCACGTTCGTGCGCATGTACTCGTCGACGAGGACGAAGCCGCGGTCCATCGCGACGCCCTGCTCCTCGTAGCCGAGACCGGCGGAGACCGGACCGCGGCCGATGGCGACCAGGAGGACCTCGGCCTCGAAGGTCTTGCCGTCGGCGAGGGTCACGCGGACGCCGTCCTGCGTGTACTCGGCCTTCTCGAAGAAGGTGCCGAGGTTGAACTTGATGCCGCGCTTGCGGAAGGCGCGCTCAAGAAGCTTGGAGCTGTTCTCGTCCTCGACCGGGACGAGGTGCTTGAGGCCCTCGATGACCGTCACGTCGGTGCCGAAGGACTTCCACGCGGAGGCGAACTCGACGCCGATGACACCGCCGCCCAGCACGATCGCGGACTGCGGGACGCGGTCCAGCTTCAGCGCGTGGTCCGAGGAGATGATGCGGTTGCCGTCGATGTCCAGGCCCGGCAGCGACTTCGGCACGGAGCCGGTCGCGAGGAGCACGTGGCGGCCCTGGACGCGCTGTCCGTTGACGTCCACCGAGGTGGGCGACGAGAGGCGGCCCTCGCCTTCGATGATGGTCACCTTGCGCGAGGAGAGCAGCCCCGTCAGGCCCTTGAACAGGCCGTTGACCACATCGTCCTTGTACTTGTGGACGGCGGCGATGTCGATGCCCTCGAAGGTGGCCTTGACACCGAACTGCTCGCTCTCGCGGGCCTGGTCGGCGATCTCACCGGCGTGCAGCAGGGCCTTGGTGGGAATGCAGCCGTTGTGCAGGCAGGTGCCGCCCATCTTGCCCTTCTCGATCAGGGCGACGTCCAGGCCCAGCTGAGAGGCGCGCAGGGCCGCGGCGTAACCACCGCTACCACCGCCGAGGATCACTAGGTCGAAAACGGTGCTGGCGTCGTTCGCCACGTCACGTCCTCCATGCATGTGCGCCGTACGCCGGTCGTCCATGACCGGGCGGCGGCTGGGTGTCCGGCCGCTCTTCTTCGGCCCTGTGGTGGGGCCCTGTCCTGCCGAGCCCATCTTCGCACTTGTCGACGGGGAACGAGACGCCGGGCTGCTGTGTGAGACGTCGCACAGGAAACCCCGCGCCCCGAAAGGGGCGCGGGGAACTGCGCGATCAGCCGCACACGGCCCGCGGTCGCCCCGTACCAGGACGGACCGGGCCACTGGACGCGGCCTCAGCCCAGGTCGCCGGAGGCCGCCCGCTCGGCCAGCCGCACCAGAGTCCGGACGGCGGTCCCCGTCCCGCCCTTCGGCGTGTATCCGAAGGGACCCCCCTCGTTGAACGCCGGCCCCGCGATGTCCAGGTGCGCCCAGGTGATCCCCTCGCCGACGAACTCCTTCAGGAACAGCCCGGCGACCAGCCCGCCCCCGTACCGCTCACCCATGTTCGCGATGTCGGCGATCGGGGAGTCCATCCCCTTGCGCAGGTGCTCCGGCAGCGGCATCGGCCACGCCGGCTCGCCGGACTCCTCGGCGGCCTCGTGCACCGCCGTGCGGAACGCGTCGTCGTTGGCCATGATCCCGAACGTCCGGTTGCCCAGCGCCAGCATCATCGCCCCCGTCAGCGTCGCCACGTCGACGATCGCGTCCGGCTTGTCCTCGGACGCCTTGGCGAGCGCGTCGGCCAGCACCAGCCGGCCCTCCGCGTCGGTGTTGAGCACCTCCACCGTCCTGCCGCTGTACATGCGCAGCACGTCCCCCGGGCGGGTGGCGGAGCCGGAGGGCATGTTCTCGGCGAGGGCGAGCCAGCCCGTGACGTCGACCTCCAGCTTCAGGCGCGCGGCTGCGACGACCGCGGCGAACACGGCGGCGGCACCGCTCATGTCGCACTTCATCGTCTCGTTGTGACCCGCCGGCTTGAGCGAGATACCGCCCGAGTCGTACGTGATGCCCTTGCCGACGAACGCCAGGTGCTTCTTCGCCTTGGAGCTGGTGTACGACAGCCGCACCAGACGGGGCGTGGCCGCGGAGCCCGCGCCGACGCCGAGGATGCCGCCGTAGCCGCCCTTGGCGAGCGCCTTCTCGTCGAGGACGGTCACCTTGATGCCGTGCTCCTTGGCCGCGGTCTGCGCGACGGCGGCGAAGGCCTCCGGGTCCAGGTCGTTCGGCGGGGTGTTGATGAGGTCGCGGGCGCGGTTCAGCTCCTCGGCCACCGCGATGGCGCGCTCGGCGGCGGCCTTGTGGGCGCGGTCGCGGGGCTTGGCGCCGAGCAGGGCGACCTCGGCGAGCGGCGCCTTGCCGTTCTTCGCCTTCGGGTCCCTGGTGTTCTCCTTGTACGCGTCGAAGGCGTACGCGCCGAGGAGCGCGCCCTCGGCGACGGCGCTCACGGCGGCGGCGTCCGCGACGGGCAGCGCGAACGCGGCCTTCTTCGTACCGGCCAGCGCACGGGCCGCGGCACCGGCCGCGCGGCGCAGCGCCTCAGCGCCGAACGAGCCGTCCTTCCCGGGCTCCGATCCCAGGCCCACCGCCACGACGAGCGGCGCCTTGAAGCCGGACGGCGCGGGCAGCTTCGTGACCTCGCCCTCCGCGCCCGAGGCGCCGAGGGTCCCCAGGAGACCGGCCAGCTTGCCGTCGTACGCCTTGTCCACGGCCTCGGCACCCGGCGCTACGACCAGGTCCCCGGACCGGGATGCAGGGCCCTTCGCGACACCGACCACGATCGCGTCGGCACGGAGGCCCGACGCGGCGGCGGTACTGAGAGTGAGAGCAGTCACGGTGGTGGAATCTCGCTTCCGGTTGAGTTTCGGTGGCCGAACGGACGGGTCGACGTGCCGGGGACGAGCCTAGGCCCTTGTTCGGCCCATCGGACCTGAGGCGTGGCGCCGGTCGCGCACGCACCGCCCGCGCGGCGTCCGCTGCGACCAGCCTCCCTGAATTTCGGCCCGGCCCGTGCAGGGAGATCCCCATGACTCAGCCATAGGGGGATCCCTTGTCGCCGGGCCGGCGCCGTGGCTCCCGTGGTCAGCGCGGGTGGCCCCGCCGGTCTCCGCGCATAGCGCGGCAGCCCTTTTCGATCACCCCTGCGGGCGTTCACCCCTGTGTGGCGTCCTGGTCATTGTCGCGCCCTCGTTTGCCATGACCTGGATAGGTCCCGGCCGGTGAGTGATCAGCTCATCGGGTCGCGTCAGTTCCGCGGACTCCCCTGCTGAAGGAAGGGGAGCCGGGGGCGTGGCGCGAGGCATGCTGATCACCCGGAGGCCTTGGCGGAGGGTCACCCGAGGGTGAACACGACCAGCGCCGCCGTCGCCGCGGTCTCCGCCAGCGCGCCGAACACATCCCCCGTCACCCCGCCGAACCGCCGCGTACAGTGCCGCGACAGCAACTCGGCGGCACCGCAGCCGAGGGCGACCGCGACCACCGTACGGCCGATGTCGTACGGCCCGAAGAACGCTCCCCCGCCTGCCGCCGCACACCCGACCAGGCCGGCCGCGAGCAGCGCGCCCCGCACCGGCACCACCCCCGCCACCGCCGCGCCCAGCCCCTCGGGCCGGGCGGCCGTTACGCCCGTGCGCGCGGCCAGGGTCAGGGCCAGCCGGGCGGTGGTCGCCGAGACGGCCGCCGCGAGCGCGCCCAGCGTCCACGACCGGCCGTACACCTCGGCGAGCGCGGCGACCTGGGCCAGCAGCACCAGGACGAGGGCGATGACGCCGAACGGCCCGATGTCCGACTGCTTCATGATCCGCAGCGCGTCCTCGGCGGGCCTGCCGCTGCCGAGCCCGTCGGCGGTGTCGGCGAGCCCGTCCAGGTGGAGGCCCCGGGTGAGGACGGCAGGTACGGCGACGGAGGCCACGGCGGCGAGCGGCGGTCCGGCGCCCAGGACGAGCAGGAGGCCGCCGAGCGAGGCCGCGACCAGGCCGACGGCCAGCCCGGCCACGGGCGCGCACAGCATCCCGGCGCGCGCGGCCTCGCGGTCCCAGCGGTGCACCGTCACCGGCAGCACGGTCAGTGTGCCGAAGGCGAAACGGAGGCCGTCCGAGAGCGCGGGCGCGGGCGCGGACGCCGGGACCGTGGGACCGGGCTCGGGGGCCGTGGGCTCGGGGGTCGTGGACACCGGCGCAGGCTATCCGGCGGGCAGGGCAGCGCGCCCAGCGACGATGGTGGATAAAGTTCGCATATGGGTCTCTGGTGGGAGCGGAACATCATCGAGCCGGGCAAACTGCCGCTGCTTCTCGCGCTCACCGCGTTCGTACTGACGTTCCTGATCACCAGGGTCATCACCCGCCTCATCCGGGCGGGCAAGGGCCCGTTCCGCAACATCAGCGGCGGCGGGGGTGTGCACATCCACCACGTCGTCCCGGGTGTCGTCCTCGCCATCGTCGGCGGGTTCGGCTCGGTGGCCAGTGACCGGCACGGCTGGGGCGCACTGATCTCCGCCGTGCTGTTCGGCATGGGCGCGGGCCTGGTGCTGGACGAGTTCGCCCTGATCCTGCACCTCGCCGACGTGTACTGGAGTGAGGCGGGCCGCCGGAGCGTCGAGGTGGTCGTGCTGACGGCCGCCCTGGTGGGCCTGATGCTGGTCGGCTTTCTGCCCTTCGGTGTCAACGACCTCAGTGACGAGGAGCTCCAGGACCGCGGCGCCGTCATGGTCAGCATGGGGACGAACTTCCTCATCGCCCTGATCGCCCTCAGCAAGGGCAAGCCCCGGACGGCGATCTTCGGCGTGGTCATCCCGTTGATCGCCGTCATCGGCGCGATCCGTCTGGCCCGCCCCACCTCCGCCTGGGCCCGCCGTTTCTACCGGCGTCGCCCGCGCACCCGCGCCCGGTCCTGGCGGCGCGCCTACCGCCACGACCGCCGCTGGGCGGGCCCCGGCCGCCGCCTTCAGGACTGGATCGGCGGCACCCCGGACGTGACGCCGGCGCCGGGAGCAGCTCCGACGGCTGCCGCGAGTCCGCCCGGTCCGGCAGGGCCGACCGACCCGGCGCGGCGCCGCTGACGTACGGCGACGACCGCGCACACCACCAGCACCGCCGCGGTCGCCGCCAGATGCTCCTCGCCCGCGAGGTTCTCCTTCACCAGCACCTCGACGACCATGGCCACCACGACCGCGCCCGCCGTGACGTACGCCCGGTACCGCCACCCCGCGAACACGGCGAGCCCGACCACCGCCGCCGACGGCCCGGTGTCCACGACCCGCGCGTCCGACGCGGGCAGCCCCACGATTCGCCTGCCGGGGCACCGTCAGGTCGCGTCGTACTCCTCGGCGAGGTTCTTCTCCTCGGCCTTGTCCGCCGCGGGCGTCTCCGGCTCCGCCGGCTCCCGCTCCGGCAGCTCCGCCGCCAACGCCGCCGCGGCCTGCACGAGCGGCAGCGCGAGCAGCGCACCCGCACCCTCCCCGACCTTCACACCGTGATCGAGCAGCGGCTCGATGGCCATGCGGTCGAGCGCCTTGGCCTGGGCCGGCTCCCCACTGCTCTGCCCGGCGAGCCACCAGTCGGGCGCCCGGAAGGCGACCCGCTGGGCGACCAGCGCACACGCCGCCGACACGACTCCGTCCAGGATCACCGGCATCTTCCGCACCGCGCTCTGCAACAGGAACCCGGTCATGGCGGCGAGATCCGCCCCACCCACGGTCGCGAGCAACTGCAACTGGTCCCCGAGGACCGGCCGGGCCCGCCGCAGGGCGTCCCGTACGGCCGCGCACTTGCGCATCCACGCCAGGTCGTCGATCGCCCGGCCGCCGCGCCCGGTGACGACGGAGGCGTCGGTGCCGCACAGCCCGGCCACGAGGACGGCCGCCGCCGTGGTCCCGCCGACGCTCACATCGCCCAGGACGACGAGGTCCGTCCCGGAGTCCGCCTCCTCGTCCGCGAGGGCGACGCCCACCCGGAACGCGGCCTCCGCCTCCTCCCGGCTCAGCGCGTCCTCGACGTCGATGCGCCCGGACCCGCGCCGCACCCGGTGCCGTACGACCTCCGCGGGCAGCGTGTCCGGGTCGCAGTCGAGCGCGAGGTCCACCACGCGTACGGGGACGTCGAGCCGCCGCGCCAGCACCGCCACCGGGCTGCCGCCGTCGAGGACGCCCCGCACCAACTCCTCCGCGGTGCCCGCGGCCCGCGCGGAGACGCCGAGTCCGGCGATCCCGTGATCGCCCGCGAACAGCACCACACGAGCCTGGCCGATCGGCCGCACCGGCACGGCCGACTGCGCCGCAGCCAGCCACTCACCCAGGTCGTCGAGGCGGCCCAGCGCCCCGGGAGGCGCGATCTGCCTCTCCCGCCGCGCCTCGGCGTCGCGGCGCACCCCGCCGTCGGGGCGCTCGATCAGATCGGTGAAGTCGTCGAGATTAAGCGAGCTCATTCGCCGAACAGTACCGGCAGCGATCGAACACGACCCCGCCACACCGTGACCCCGCGACGTACGGACGCCGCACCACACCACCGGCACGTCATTGCACCCGGGATCGCGACCGTCTACGTACCGTTTTGATACGGAATATTGATACGTCCCTCCCTGTCGCAGGAGCCGCCATGTCCCCCACCCCACGGCCGGACCCCGGCCGACTCGCCCGAGGCGTCGATCCGTTCCATGCGCCGCGCCGAGACGACTGCCCGTGGTGCGGCTCGCGGGAACTGCGCACGCGGGTGCGTGGGCCGGAGGGCGAGCGGCGCACGCCGGGCACCTTCGTGGTAGACGAGTGCCGGGACTGCTCCCACGCCTTCCAGAACCCCCGGCCCACGGCGGACGGACTGCTGCTCCGCCACCACCGGCACCCCGCCGATGATCACATCCGCTCCAACCTCGCCGGACGACTGCGCCGCCGGCACCACCGGGCCGCCGCCCGCGCGATGCTGCCGTACCCCGAACCGGAGAGCTGGCTCGACGCCGGCACCGGCCACGGCTACTTCCCGGAGGCCGCGCGCGAGATCCACCCGTACACGGCCTTCGACGGCCTCGACCCCACCCCGCGCGTCGAACGGGCGCGGGTGGCCGGGCGCGTCGAGGAGGCGCACCAGGGGCTGCTCACCGACCCGGAGATCGCGGTACGGCTGCGCGCCCGTTACGACGTGGTCAGCATGTTCCACCACCTGGAACACACCGCCGACCCCCGCGAGGAACTCCGCGCCGCCCGCACCGTCCTGCGCCCCGGCGGCCACCTTCTCGTCGAAGTCCCGGACCCGGTCCGCCCGTTCGGCACGCTGGCCCTCAGAGGCCGCTTGCCCTGGAAGTCCTGCGACCGCCCGTGTCCCCTCCACCTGATGCCCCTGCGCAACCTGCTCGCCGAACTGGAGTCACTGGGCTACGAAGTGCTGACCGCCCGTGCCCGCGCCCCCTCCCGCCCCGCGCACACCGGATCATCGCGCGCTACCCGGCACAACCAGCCGCCCCCGCAGTCCCTCCGGCCGCCCCATCGGCCCCCACAGCCCCTCCGGCCCCTGCGGAGCCCCCGCGTGACGCCTCAGCCCCGTAGAGCCAGCGCCTGCCCGGCCACCACCAGGAGCACGTGCTCGCACTCCGCCGCGAACGCCGCGTTCAGGCGCCCGAGTTCGTCGCGGTAGCGGCGGCCGGAGGCGGTGGCCGGCACGATGCCGGAACCCACCTCGTTGGAGACGGTGACCAGGGTGCGGCGCGTGTGCCGTACGGCGTCGGTCAGCTCGGTGACACGCGCCCGGAGCGCGCGCTCCCCGCCCCCGGCCCACTCGGCGTCGTCCCACGCCCCCACCGCGTCCATGGCATCCGTCAGCCACAGCGACAGACAGTCGACGAGCAGCGGAGCCCCGTCGTCCTCCTTCAGCAGCGGTACGAGGTCGCAGGTCTCGACCGTGCGCCAGGAGCCGGGCCGCCGCTCCCGGTGGGCGGCGACCCGCGCGGCCCACTCCCCGTCCCCGCCCCGCGTCCCGCCCGTCGCCACGTACAGCACGTTGGGGAACGCCTCCAGCCGCCGTTCGGCCTCCACCGACTTCCCGGACCGCGCCCCGCCGAGCACGAGGGTGCGGCGCGGCACATCGGGCACGTCCTCGTAGACGCCCACCGTCAGCGTCGTCCCGTCCGGCACGGCGCGCGCGCCCGCCGCCGCGAGCCGGCGCGGCAACTCGCCTCCCGGCGGCACGTCGTGGTCGAGGTGCACGGCGACGACATCGGTCGTCGGCCCGACGGCTGCCACCGCTCGCAGCCGCGCCAGGGCGTCAGGCCGCCCCAGCACATCGGCGAGCACCATGTCGTACGGCTCCGCCGACTGCTCCTCCAGCCCGGCGGGCGCACCTCCCGGCGGCAGGTACAGCAGTCGCTGCCCGCCCGGCCCGGTCACCGCGTACCCGGTCCCCGGCGCGTCCAGCGCCTGTGCCAGCACCCGGTGCCCGGTCAGCAGCGCCAGCTCCCGCCCGTCCGGCACCCGCACCGGCTGCGGCAGCCCCGCCGGCACCTCCACG
Coding sequences:
- a CDS encoding leucyl aminopeptidase translates to MTALTLSTAAASGLRADAIVVGVAKGPASRSGDLVVAPGAEAVDKAYDGKLAGLLGTLGASGAEGEVTKLPAPSGFKAPLVVAVGLGSEPGKDGSFGAEALRRAAGAAARALAGTKKAAFALPVADAAAVSAVAEGALLGAYAFDAYKENTRDPKAKNGKAPLAEVALLGAKPRDRAHKAAAERAIAVAEELNRARDLINTPPNDLDPEAFAAVAQTAAKEHGIKVTVLDEKALAKGGYGGILGVGAGSAATPRLVRLSYTSSKAKKHLAFVGKGITYDSGGISLKPAGHNETMKCDMSGAAAVFAAVVAAARLKLEVDVTGWLALAENMPSGSATRPGDVLRMYSGRTVEVLNTDAEGRLVLADALAKASEDKPDAIVDVATLTGAMMLALGNRTFGIMANDDAFRTAVHEAAEESGEPAWPMPLPEHLRKGMDSPIADIANMGERYGGGLVAGLFLKEFVGEGITWAHLDIAGPAFNEGGPFGYTPKGGTGTAVRTLVRLAERAASGDLG
- the sucB gene encoding 2-oxoglutarate dehydrogenase, E2 component, dihydrolipoamide succinyltransferase produces the protein MAVSVTLPALGESVTEGTVTRWLKAEGERVEADEPLLEVSTDKVDTEIPSPAAGVLASIKVAEDETVEVGAELAVIDDGTGAPAAAPAAEPEPEQAAEPEQAAQAEPSTEQAAPAPAPTAEASAGGGSAEGTDVVLPALGESVTEGTVTRWLKEVGDSVEADEPLLEVSTDKVDTEIPAPTSGVLLEIVVGEDETAEVGAKLAVIGAPGAAPAAAPAPAAPAPEPAAEAPAPAAPAPAAPAPAPAAPATPAPAPAAETPAPSPAPATPAPAATAGGPAAAKATDEGAYVTPLVRKLAAENGVDLASVKGTGVGGRIRKQDVIAAAEAAKAAAAAPAPAAAGGPAPAGKAPKLEASPLRGQTVKMTRIRKVIGDNMVKALHEQAQLSSVVEVDITRLMKLRAQAKDSFAAREGVKLSPMPFFVKAAAQALKAHPVINARINEAEGTITYFDAENIGIAVDSEKGLMTPVIKGAGDLNIAGIAKATADLAGKVRANKITPDELSGATFTISNTGSRGALFDTIIVPPNQVAILGVGATVKRPAVIETEEGTVIGVRDMTYLTLSYDHRLVDGADAARYLSAVKAILEAGEFEVELGL
- a CDS encoding class I SAM-dependent methyltransferase; translation: MSPTPRPDPGRLARGVDPFHAPRRDDCPWCGSRELRTRVRGPEGERRTPGTFVVDECRDCSHAFQNPRPTADGLLLRHHRHPADDHIRSNLAGRLRRRHHRAAARAMLPYPEPESWLDAGTGHGYFPEAAREIHPYTAFDGLDPTPRVERARVAGRVEEAHQGLLTDPEIAVRLRARYDVVSMFHHLEHTADPREELRAARTVLRPGGHLLVEVPDPVRPFGTLALRGRLPWKSCDRPCPLHLMPLRNLLAELESLGYEVLTARARAPSRPAHTGSSRATRHNQPPPQSLRPPHRPPQPLRPLRSPRVTPQPRRASACPATTRSTCSHSAANAAFRRPSSSR
- a CDS encoding adenosylcobinamide-GDP ribazoletransferase, which translates into the protein MTVLPVTVHRWDREAARAGMLCAPVAGLAVGLVAASLGGLLLVLGAGPPLAAVASVAVPAVLTRGLHLDGLADTADGLGSGRPAEDALRIMKQSDIGPFGVIALVLVLLAQVAALAEVYGRSWTLGALAAAVSATTARLALTLAARTGVTAARPEGLGAAVAGVVPVRGALLAAGLVGCAAAGGGAFFGPYDIGRTVVAVALGCGAAELLSRHCTRRFGGVTGDVFGALAETAATAALVVFTLG
- a CDS encoding bifunctional adenosylcobinamide kinase/adenosylcobinamide-phosphate guanylyltransferase → MELTLLGTGAPAGLPRPDCPCAACATAHGPAARGATALLVDGTLLLDLTPGAALAAARAGQSLAGVRQVLLSHPHDGPAVEVPAGLPQPVRVPDGRELALLTGHRVLAQALDAPGTGYAVTGPGGQRLLYLPPGGAPAGLEEQSAEPYDMVLADVLGRPDALARLRAVAAVGPTTDVVAVHLDHDVPPGGELPRRLAAAGARAVPDGTTLTVGVYEDVPDVPRRTLVLGGARSGKSVEAERRLEAFPNVLYVATGGTRGGDGEWAARVAAHRERRPGSWRTVETCDLVPLLKEDDGAPLLVDCLSLWLTDAMDAVGAWDDAEWAGGGERALRARVTELTDAVRHTRRTLVTVSNEVGSGIVPATASGRRYRDELGRLNAAFAAECEHVLLVVAGQALALRG
- the lpdA gene encoding dihydrolipoyl dehydrogenase: MANDASTVFDLVILGGGSGGYAAALRASQLGLDVALIEKGKMGGTCLHNGCIPTKALLHAGEIADQARESEQFGVKATFEGIDIAAVHKYKDDVVNGLFKGLTGLLSSRKVTIIEGEGRLSSPTSVDVNGQRVQGRHVLLATGSVPKSLPGLDIDGNRIISSDHALKLDRVPQSAIVLGGGVIGVEFASAWKSFGTDVTVIEGLKHLVPVEDENSSKLLERAFRKRGIKFNLGTFFEKAEYTQDGVRVTLADGKTFEAEVLLVAIGRGPVSAGLGYEEQGVAMDRGFVLVDEYMRTNVPTVSAVGDLVPTLQLAHVGFAEGILVAERLAGLKTVPIDYDGVPRVTYCHPEVASVGITEAKAKEIYGADKVVALKYNLAGNGKSKILKTAGEIKLVQVKDGAVVGVHMVGDRMGEQVGEAQLIYNWEALPAEVAQLVHAHPTQNEAMGEAHLALAGKPLHSHD
- the cobT gene encoding nicotinate-nucleotide--dimethylbenzimidazole phosphoribosyltransferase, whose product is MSSLNLDDFTDLIERPDGGVRRDAEARRERQIAPPGALGRLDDLGEWLAAAQSAVPVRPIGQARVVLFAGDHGIAGLGVSARAAGTAEELVRGVLDGGSPVAVLARRLDVPVRVVDLALDCDPDTLPAEVVRHRVRRGSGRIDVEDALSREEAEAAFRVGVALADEEADSGTDLVVLGDVSVGGTTAAAVLVAGLCGTDASVVTGRGGRAIDDLAWMRKCAAVRDALRRARPVLGDQLQLLATVGGADLAAMTGFLLQSAVRKMPVILDGVVSAACALVAQRVAFRAPDWWLAGQSSGEPAQAKALDRMAIEPLLDHGVKVGEGAGALLALPLVQAAAALAAELPEREPAEPETPAADKAEEKNLAEEYDAT